The sequence GGCTGGGTCGGGTGGGGTATCGCTCGGCATCAGGTTGCACGCACAGGTGAAGCTGGGAACGTTGGAACTGTTCGGAGCGTTCCTGGTCATGGCGGTGCCGGTCCCGACCGGCGGTTGTTCCGTGGCCTGGGAGGCGGGCGGCTGACGCGGCCGGGAAGGCCAGATAGGTACACCATGTGAAGAACGCCTGGGTTCGAGCCGTACAGCGGCTGGAGAGCGACTACCTCTCCCGCATGGGCCTGTCCCTGCCGCTGGCGGCTCTCGTCATCGTGGTCGTCGCCGACCTGCTCGCGGGCAGGGACCACTTTCTGACCCCCGGCATCGTGGCGGCGCCCCCGCTGGCCGCGATCACCGTCAGCTGGCAGCGCACGCTGTTCATCAGCCTGCTCGGCGTCGCCATCCAGGGCGCCCTGTCGCCGTACGACGGCGTGACCGACATCCCGAACCACGACGTCCTGTTCGGCCAGCTCTTCGCGTACTGCCTGGTCAGCCTCTTCAGCATCTACATCGCCTGGCGCCGGGAGACCGGCGCGAAGGCGTTCACGGCGATCACCTCCGTCGCCGAGGCCGCCCAACACGCCCTGATGCACCCGCCCGCGCCCCGCGTCGGCACGCTCCGGCTCGCGGTGCGCTACGTCTCCGCGGCCGATGCCGCCCAGATCGGCGGCGACCTCTACGCCGTCCTGGACACCCCGCACGGCGTGCGCGCGCTCATCGGCGACGTCCGCGGCAAGGGGCTGGCCGCCGTGCAGACCTCGGCGGTGGTGCTCGGCGCGTTCCGCGAGGCGGCGTACGACGAGGGCGGGCTCGACACGGTCGCCGCGCGGGTCGACACGAGTGTGGCGCGGCACGTGGACACCGGGGACTTCATCACCGCGCTCTTCGCGCAGTTCGACAAGCCGGACAGCGTCGAGTTGCTGCACTACGGCCATGTGGCGCCGCTGCGGGTCTCTCGCGACGGCTCCGTGGAGACGCTGGAGCCGGTCGATCCCTGGGTGCCGTTGGGGCTCGCGGAC comes from Streptomyces sp. NBC_00448 and encodes:
- a CDS encoding PP2C family protein-serine/threonine phosphatase — encoded protein: MKNAWVRAVQRLESDYLSRMGLSLPLAALVIVVVADLLAGRDHFLTPGIVAAPPLAAITVSWQRTLFISLLGVAIQGALSPYDGVTDIPNHDVLFGQLFAYCLVSLFSIYIAWRRETGAKAFTAITSVAEAAQHALMHPPAPRVGTLRLAVRYVSAADAAQIGGDLYAVLDTPHGVRALIGDVRGKGLAAVQTSAVVLGAFREAAYDEGGLDTVAARVDTSVARHVDTGDFITALFAQFDKPDSVELLHYGHVAPLRVSRDGSVETLEPVDPWVPLGLADMVSTSSPAQVSAPGSGSSDASARAARGPAPWRVPLLPGDILVLCTDGVIEARSPRDNSFYPLSERVGPLVAGCGHDLDGAVERVYADLLRHAGGSLADDVVLLLLSPIPRPLPTHPPDPPLV